From the Lysinibacillus fusiformis genome, the window CTGTACATTAGGCGGTGCAGGACATAGTGAATATCTAGTACAACAATTATCAGATAAAGGCCGTTTAATTTGTTTTGATCAAGATATGACGGCTATTGAAAATGCGAAAATTCGATTAGCACCTTATATTGAGCGTGTTACATTTATCCATTCGAATTTCCGTTACTTAAAGGAAGAGCTATTAGCTCATGGTATTGAGCAGGTTGATGGCATTTTATATGACTTAGGCGTATCTTCTCCACAATTAGATACACCTGAAAGAGGCTTTAGCTATCACCATGATGCACCACTTGATATGCGTATGGATCAAACCGCAACACTGACAGCATCAGAGGTAGTTAATCAATGGGCATACGAAGATCTAGTTCGTATATTTTTCCGTTATGGCGAAGAAAAGTTTTCCAAACAAGTAGCGCGTAAAATTGAAGAGGCTCGTAAAATAGCACCGATTGAAACAACAGGTCAACTTGTAGAATTAATTAAAGAGGGTATTCCAGCAGCGGCACGCCGAAAAGGTGGACATCCGGCAAAGCGCATTTTCCAAGCAATAAGAATTGCTGTCAACGATGAGCTAGGCGCAGCAGAGGATTCATTAGTCGATGCGATTGATATGATTAACGTAGGGGGGCGCATTAGTGTCATTACGTTCCATTCATTGGAGGACCGCCTATGCAAGACAATCTTTAAGGAAGCGTCATCATTACCGGAATTACCACCAAATTTACCTGTAATTCCTGATGACATGAAGCCAACTTTAAAGCTTATTACACGAAAGCCCATTATTCCTTCTGAGGAAGAATTGGCAGTTAATAATCGTGCGCGTTCAGCGAAGCTTAGAGTGGTGGAAAAAATTAACGACAAAGGGCGTGAGTAAATGGCAGCAGTTCGTGTAAGGCAACAGCACCAACATCAACAAGTGCAACAACCGATAACACCACCAAGTCCACAACCCACTATCATACGTCGTAAAAAAACGAACCAAAAGTTTGAAAAGACAATGCTAATTGTTTTAGTTGGTATTATTGCTGTATTAGGAATACTCGTGTTAAATAAACAAGCAGCGATTCAAACAACAAGTATAGACATTCAAAAAATCGAATCAGAAGCAGAAGAGATTGCGAAACAGAATGTTGACTTAACGGTTCGTGTAAGTGAACTTTCTACATACGAAAACATATGGAAAAAAGCCAAAGAACTCGGTTTAACTCAAAATGAGAAAAATGTAAAGGTAGTGCCGGGAGAATGAAAAAAAAGAGATTTCGATTCCAATGGGGAGCCTTTCTATTATTAATTTTTTATGGAGGGCTCTTTTTTCTATTATTTACAAGAATGGTGACATTACAGGCTACAGGTGAAGTAGAAGGACAAGAGCTTGCAGCGAGAGCAGCAGCTAAGTATGGAAAAGAAAGTGTGATTACAGCCAATCGTGGGAAGATTTATGATCAAAATGGACAAGTGATTGCGGAGGATACATTAAGTTATCGCATGATTGCCATTGTAAGTGAAAAGGCTACAACAGATCCTAAGAATCCACGACATGTAGTGGATTCCGAGAAAACGGCAAAAGTTCTAGCAAAATATATTCCAGCGATAAAGGAAAAGGAAGACGAGATTGTTAAAAAACTGAACAATCGATATAGAAGTGATGGTGAACCTTTATATCAAGTTGAGTTTGGTAGCGCAGGTCGTGGCATTAGTCACGAGGTCATGAGTAAAATAAAGGAAGAAAAATTACCAGGAATTCTATTTGTGAGTGACTTAAAACGTTATTATCCAAATGGTGTATTTGCCTCTCATTTAATTGGCTATGCTCTGAAAAAAGATAATAAAGATGGCACAGTCACTACAAAGGGAGAAATGGGCCTAGAATATACGTATGATAAAGAACTTACAGGCGTTAATGGCAAAGTGGAATATGAGACAGATGCTTTCCGCTATTTACTTCCGAACAGTGAGAAAATGATTACACCTGCTAAAAATGGGGATGACATTTATTTAACGCTCGATAAAACAATCCAAAGCTTTTTAGAGGAAGCAATGACAAAGGTAGAACAGGAATATAATCCTGAGTCTATGACCGCAGTTGTAGCAGATCCAAAAACCGGGAAAATTTTAGCGATGTCACAGCGTCCTACATTTAACCCAGAAACACGTGATAGTCAAAATATGAAGTGGCTGAATGAGGTAATTGAGGAAACAATTGAGCCTGGTTCAACGATGAAGACATTCACGCTTGCCTCTGCTATTGATACAAATACATGGGCTCCAAATGAAAAATACCAATCGGGTTCTTATACAGTACATGACCGAACAATTCGAGACCATAACCAGGTTGGATGGGGACTAATCCCTTATTTACAGGGGTTCCAGCGTTCATCGAATACAGCCATGGCCCACCTATTAAAATTGATTGGCGATGATGTCTTTGTTGAATATTTAGACCGCTTTGGCTTTGGCCACAAAACAGGAATTGATTTACCGAACGAAGCAGCAGGTACTATTTTATCGAAGTATCCTATTCAACGAGTGACAACAACATATGGACAAGGGTCAACCGTAACACCTATCCAAATGATCCAAGCCATGACTGCCATTGCGAATGATGGTAAGATGATGCAGCCATATGTTATCGACCGTATCGTTGATTCCTCAACAGGAAAAGTTATTCAAAATCATGAGCCGGTAGAAAAAGGACAGCCAATAAAAGCTGATACAGCGAAACAAGTGCGAGAAATCCTTGCTTCTACATTAACCTCTGAATATGGTACTGCGAAGGATTTTGTACTAGAGGATTACGAGGTTGCAGGAAAGACGGGGACAGCCCAAATACCAAGAGCAGATGGTACTTATTCTTGGGGTGCTAACCAATTCCTATATTCATTTTTAGGAATGGCGCCTGTTGATGATCCACAGTTAATCATGTATGTCTCAGTAAAAAAACCTAAGCTAAACAATGAGCTTGGATCTGTACCAGTATCAAAAGTCTTTAATCCAGTTATGTTAAATAGTTTAAAGCACCTTAATATCAATCCAGATGACGTGCAGCATGTTAATAAAGTCAGCATTCAAGATTATACAGGTCAAAGTGCTGAAGCGGTTGAAGTAGAATTAGGAAATGATGGATTACAACCAATCGTTGTTGGCAGTGGTGGTAAAATTATTGAACAATATCCGACGAACAGTCAAAAGCTCGTAAAAGGTAGTTTGGTATTTTTAAAGACTGATGGCGAAATAACATTGCCAGACTTTACGAATTGGTCGTTACGTAATTTACTAGTCTTCAAATCCATGACTGGACTAGAGATGGAAATATTCGGTGAAGGCTTTGTAGCCAGTCAAAGTGTTTCAGCTGGAACCGTCATTACTGATAGTTCACCGATTGTTGTCAAGCTCAAAACACCTGCTGAAAGCTTTGTACAAGATGTTGAAGCTGCCTCTGAGGGTGAAGTTGAAGAAGTAGAGGATGAATAACACTGAATAGAAGTCCACTTTATTTCATACGTTGTAAAAAACAAGGTGTGATGTCGAATGAAGTGGATTTCTATCCATTCTAAAAAGCGTTTACGTATTTTATATGTGTTGTTTATGTGTGTAGCAGTGGCGATCGTTGTTAGGTTGTTCTTTTTGCAAGTATTAGATCAAAAAGATTTGACTACCAAGGCAGAGGAGAATTGGGACAGAGAAATTCCATTTGCGAATGAACGAGGGCATATAACAGATCGAGATGGAGAGAGTATTGTAACCAATAAGCTAGCACCCACTTTATATTTTATGCCCTCACAAAGTAATGATATTGAAGGGGCTGCTGAAAAAATTGCGCAAGTTCTAGAAGTGGATAAAGAGAAGCTATTAGAAAAAATGCAAAAAAAAGCTTACTTAGTGAAGCTAGCGCCTGAAGGCAAAAATATTTCTTATGAAAAAGCGGTAGAATTACAGGGTATGCAAATTGAAGGGCTATATAGTGGTGTTGATTATTCTAGGGATTATCCTTACGGCACGCTATTATCTCGATTTTTAGGTTTTACGGGCTATGATGCCCAAGGATTAGCTGGAATTGAATATGAATATGATAAATTCCTGCAGGCTAATTCTTCTGCTATCCGTCTCTTTACAGATGCAAAAGGTAATAACTTACCTAATGTTTCAAGTGCTTGGAAAGCAGGAGAGGATGGTGCAACGATCGAGCTAAC encodes:
- the rsmH gene encoding 16S rRNA (cytosine(1402)-N(4))-methyltransferase RsmH, whose protein sequence is MFDHTTVLLKETVDGLNIDPDGVYVDCTLGGAGHSEYLVQQLSDKGRLICFDQDMTAIENAKIRLAPYIERVTFIHSNFRYLKEELLAHGIEQVDGILYDLGVSSPQLDTPERGFSYHHDAPLDMRMDQTATLTASEVVNQWAYEDLVRIFFRYGEEKFSKQVARKIEEARKIAPIETTGQLVELIKEGIPAAARRKGGHPAKRIFQAIRIAVNDELGAAEDSLVDAIDMINVGGRISVITFHSLEDRLCKTIFKEASSLPELPPNLPVIPDDMKPTLKLITRKPIIPSEEELAVNNRARSAKLRVVEKINDKGRE
- the ftsL gene encoding cell division protein FtsL, with the protein product MAAVRVRQQHQHQQVQQPITPPSPQPTIIRRKKTNQKFEKTMLIVLVGIIAVLGILVLNKQAAIQTTSIDIQKIESEAEEIAKQNVDLTVRVSELSTYENIWKKAKELGLTQNEKNVKVVPGE
- a CDS encoding penicillin-binding protein, producing MKKKRFRFQWGAFLLLIFYGGLFFLLFTRMVTLQATGEVEGQELAARAAAKYGKESVITANRGKIYDQNGQVIAEDTLSYRMIAIVSEKATTDPKNPRHVVDSEKTAKVLAKYIPAIKEKEDEIVKKLNNRYRSDGEPLYQVEFGSAGRGISHEVMSKIKEEKLPGILFVSDLKRYYPNGVFASHLIGYALKKDNKDGTVTTKGEMGLEYTYDKELTGVNGKVEYETDAFRYLLPNSEKMITPAKNGDDIYLTLDKTIQSFLEEAMTKVEQEYNPESMTAVVADPKTGKILAMSQRPTFNPETRDSQNMKWLNEVIEETIEPGSTMKTFTLASAIDTNTWAPNEKYQSGSYTVHDRTIRDHNQVGWGLIPYLQGFQRSSNTAMAHLLKLIGDDVFVEYLDRFGFGHKTGIDLPNEAAGTILSKYPIQRVTTTYGQGSTVTPIQMIQAMTAIANDGKMMQPYVIDRIVDSSTGKVIQNHEPVEKGQPIKADTAKQVREILASTLTSEYGTAKDFVLEDYEVAGKTGTAQIPRADGTYSWGANQFLYSFLGMAPVDDPQLIMYVSVKKPKLNNELGSVPVSKVFNPVMLNSLKHLNINPDDVQHVNKVSIQDYTGQSAEAVEVELGNDGLQPIVVGSGGKIIEQYPTNSQKLVKGSLVFLKTDGEITLPDFTNWSLRNLLVFKSMTGLEMEIFGEGFVASQSVSAGTVITDSSPIVVKLKTPAESFVQDVEAASEGEVEEVEDE